A stretch of DNA from Candidatus Latescibacter sp.:
CTCATGCTAACTGAAAAATCCATGCTCAAGCCAGCCGGAGTGATCATCAAACCGGGGAAAGACAAATCCATTCGTAACCGCAATCCCTGGGTGTTTTCAGGCGCTGTTGAACGGATCGAGGGGCTGGAGCGGAACGGACAGTCCTGTGAGATTTTCTCCGCCCAAGGAGATTTCCTCGCAGTAGGATATGTAAACCCAGATTCGAAGATCATCTCACGGGTGCTGGCCTGGGAGCGCATATCTCCGGACTATGATTTTCTGGAGAAAAGACTCCGGAGAGCGCTGGCCTTCCGTGAACATATCCTTGATGACAGAACGAACGCCTGCCGCCTGGTGAATTCCGAGGGGGATTTCCTGCCGGGGCTGGTTGTGGACCGTTATGGCGGCGGCATAGTAATCCAGATACTCACCGCGGGTATGGAGATGTGGCGCGAGGAGCTGATAGATATTCTGGAGCGCCTTGCCGCCCCTTCTTTTGTGGTGGAGCGATCGGATACCTCTTCACGGCGGGAAGAGGGGCTGGAAGAGCGTATTGAAGTCATTAAGGGAACGGCGCCAAAACCTGCGGTGGAGATTCTGGAGAATGGGCTCCGCTATAAAGTGGATATACTTCGCGGTCAGAAAACAGGGTTTTACCTCGATCAGCGCGACTCGCGGCGCCGTCTCGGCCGGTATGTTTCCGGGAAGAGGGTACTGAATCTCTTTTCCTATACCGGGGGGTTCACTGCGGCGGCGGCGTCTTCCGGAGCATCCCATGTAACCTCGGTGGATACTTCCGCCCCGGCGCTTGAACTGCTGAAAGAGAATATGGCCTTGAACGGGCTGGAAAACATCCCCGGCGACGTTATCCGGGCCGATGTGTACCGGTATCTGAATACTGCGGAAGGATCATGGGATGTCATTGTGCTGGATCCGCCGGCATTTGCTTCAAAGAAAGCCCAGGTCGAGCAGGCGGCCCGCGGATACAAGGATTTGAATATGCGGGCGCTAAGGAAAATCAATTCCGGGGGGATCCTGGCCACTTTTTCCTGCTCACACCATATCAGCCCGACCCTTTTTCGCCAGATCGTCTATGCTGCGGTGACCGACTCCGGCCGTCAGGCCCAGGTGATCGCCCAGACGGCTCACCCGGCGGATCATCCGACCGAT
This window harbors:
- a CDS encoding class I SAM-dependent rRNA methyltransferase, coding for MLTEKSMLKPAGVIIKPGKDKSIRNRNPWVFSGAVERIEGLERNGQSCEIFSAQGDFLAVGYVNPDSKIISRVLAWERISPDYDFLEKRLRRALAFREHILDDRTNACRLVNSEGDFLPGLVVDRYGGGIVIQILTAGMEMWREELIDILERLAAPSFVVERSDTSSRREEGLEERIEVIKGTAPKPAVEILENGLRYKVDILRGQKTGFYLDQRDSRRRLGRYVSGKRVLNLFSYTGGFTAAAASSGASHVTSVDTSAPALELLKENMALNGLENIPGDVIRADVYRYLNTAEGSWDVIVLDPPAFASKKAQVEQAARGYKDLNMRALRKINSGGILATFSCSHHISPTLFRQIVYAAVTDSGRQAQVIAQTAHPADHPTDVCHREGEYLKGLFLRVID